DNA from Kryptolebias marmoratus isolate JLee-2015 linkage group LG8, ASM164957v2, whole genome shotgun sequence:
CAACATCATGTCAGCCTCACACTCAGTAAGAGattcttcatgtttaaaaagCTCCAACATGTCTGCTTCCTGAGAGCAGTGGGGAAGTTATTTATCACAACATGTTCCTGTAAAAGAGTCTCTCTGTCCTTCCAGATGTGAAGAGCTGAACCTTCGGCTGATAACAGcaggaacagctgcagctgatgctCAATGTGGAGAAAAAAGTTTCATTGGGATAGTAGTTTGGATAACCCTCgggattcttgtttttttattagtaatatGCATTTTAGGTTTTCTATATTGTCGGAGGTCTGGGAAACTACAATCATTCCAAGAACAAGGTAAGGATGAGAAAaggcaataaaatgttttagtttaataattaaGAAGAATTTTCTGCCTCATCATATTAgagcttttagtgttttaatattttatttttgttttgttcttttttgttgcagcaggcaaaaaaagaaaccaaaacaaatcaaaggtCAGTTTTGTCTGAACTGTAACGTCCACAGTCGTCAACAACAACCTACATATTTATTTCTgccatgtgtttttatttttattaaaggaaacaGCAAATggaccagaggaggaggagaaactttcaggtaacaacaaaatgttctttattctAATGACTGAGCTGCAACACCTGATGTCTCAACAAATATCCAGTTGCTTCATCACTTTCTCTTTAATTTCTCTTCACAGTAGCAGAAACCAGCCCAGTTTAAACTCAGGTTTAATTTTCATTCACTGTAAAAATAATGTGGTTCAGGATCGTCACGTTCAGCTGGatgctgccattttgtttttacagcgaACAGAAAACTGCGTCTTTCATGAAGCTTCATTCTTCACCTCAGGCTGAGACATTATTTCATTTGAAACtgtaaaatttatattaaattcagagacaaacaaacagaaattaattcagaaaaaaaatattactacAACAAAGTTATAAAATGCGTTACTttgtcagaatttttttttctttatatataaataaatataatattttgtaCTGCAATGCTtcttgtaaaactaaaaagcaaatgTATGTTTATGAGTTGAAGATATGTTGactgtatttgattttttttataaaaacatttcgTCTCTCCTGTCTGTAAAATACCAAACATGAAGCGTggagtttttctgtttcctgcatTTTCAGCCgctcctcatttctttatattttgctttttatgaaatgatttacagtttttatcttttttcttcagGACAGAAAGCACCGTGCAGCTAACGAGTACGGTCAGCTACGACGCCTGGACTttacctaatttaaaaaaacagcctgaAGAACCATTGATTCAGACctatttaaacatttcctgaaagtctaACAGTTTAGCtggaaatataaagaaatgagaggCTGGTCgagttgtgttttggttttgctcCTTCAAATCCAGTATTTCTGTTGGATTTCATGTTAAACACACTGAAGATCTCATTTGCACCTTATTTCACCTGTTTTATTCACATGAGTCTAATCTTCTGACAACACGTTACCTTGTGAACCAGCTGCTCGTCActttatgttgatttattttgtatttttttgtaacttctgataagaaactgactgaattcaAGTGGAGGCTGAAAGACAAACCATCTGGGCAAAGAAAGAATCTGagttcctggaaaaaaaaggaaaatctttgCACCATAAGAGGAGTGATGTTTTGTGGATAAAGAAATTAGTAAAAGGATAACAACAAAAATTCAGGACGACACAAGAAATTAACGGTGCAGAAGAGGCTCAGCTTATATTTGGTAACTGACtgtatttggtttttgttttttttctggcttaATTGCTGCACCTCCAGCGTATTTTGTGTAGCtggattgtttttgttagaaGTGGAGCCTCTTGGATGATGGTTTATAAATCACATCACGGGAGGCTGAGGACAACAGCAAGAGGAAAAGCtctggtatttttatttatttactcgaAACGAATCAGAATATAATTTCTTGCACATCTCCTAAAGACATGGCACGTAGTGCTCATAGcttaggaaaagaaaaactgagttaACTGTGAAAGCTGCTTTTGAGTCCTGTTTACAGTGATGCTataaatttaagtttaaatttcACATTATTTAGAAGCAGTTAAGTTTACAACAGCACTTTAATATGATTTTTTGACATTACTTTTATTATGTGGCGTGAGGGGGAATTGTGTTAAGTAGATTTTCTATTTCCccccacgtttttttttttataactgggTGATAATTAAGGTTCTGCTGGGTCTAATGATAA
Protein-coding regions in this window:
- the LOC108250566 gene encoding tumor necrosis factor receptor superfamily member 6-like isoform X2; translated protein: MVWRPKPWTGLLIMILLMRSFSVSSLRCHPTEYQIGDECCPMCPAGNRVKTDCTEYRSTSCLPCNEGTFMDRPNGLKKCNPCSTCDSGSGLKLKRKCEPSSDTVCEPMEGFFCIEPTNTGCSAAQRHKSCEELNLRLITAGTAAADAQCGEKSFIGIVVWITLGILVFLLVICILGFLYCRRSGKLQSFQEQAGKKRNQNKSKETANGPEEEEKLSGNNKMFFILMTELQHLMSQQISSCFITFSLISLHSSRNQPSLNSGLIFIHCKNNVVQDRHVQLDAAILFLQRTENCVFHEASFFTSG
- the LOC108250566 gene encoding tumor necrosis factor receptor superfamily member 14-like isoform X1 yields the protein MVWRPKPWTGLLIMILLMRSFSVSSLRCHPTEYQIGDECCPMCPAGNRVKTDCTEYRSTSCLPCNEGTFMDRPNGLKKCNPCSTCDSGSGLKLKRKCEPSSDTVCEPMEGFFCIEPTNTGCSAAQRHKSCEPGQYINRTGTPSVDAECSDCSSGSFSNGASTSCQPHTQCEELNLRLITAGTAAADAQCGEKSFIGIVVWITLGILVFLLVICILGFLYCRRSGKLQSFQEQAGKKRNQNKSKETANGPEEEEKLSGNNKMFFILMTELQHLMSQQISSCFITFSLISLHSSRNQPSLNSGLIFIHCKNNVVQDRHVQLDAAILFLQRTENCVFHEASFFTSG